CAAATAATGATGGGAGGTAATATCCGTGTACATACAGCCTTTCCTGTATTTGCAACCAAATCTGTACAATACCCAGAAGCAGAATTGTCAGGACAAATGGCCATTAACACTCATTACATATGTGAGTGCTTACATCCCCATATCCTCACCAATAGTTTAccaaatttaatttctatttctctatgaATAAGGTTTagcatttcttcatgttttaaatgcatttttgctCCTCTTGGAACTATTTaaaactttcctatttttctataaaattgcTAACCACTAACAGCTCTTTAAGGGaattatatgtttttttgttgtaaaaacatgccttcaatttcttttttgcttttcgcCATGCAAAATTTGTTAGTTACATTTATTAGTTTTGCCACTCTGAGGTATTTTAAACCCACATTCTTTTATATGCTTTATggtctcatttttaaatatttcaatcttCCGTCTCCTTGGGATTAATTTTGTTGTGAAGAGTGACATAGGGatccaattttttttcccaaatggctACTCTAAGACAAATTATGTTTCCTCagcaactaatttttttttaaggaaaaaaggtACGTGGGTCCTCCAAGGTATGAATTCTGAGAATTGATAAGGGAGAATGAAAAACCAGAGTCTAGGCTAACTGAACAAAGTTTGAGTGGGCAGAAATAAGAGCTACTCCCCCCTACCCAACTGCTTTATGGGGGAAAATAGGATTTCACTGAACCTAGGAGTTTGACAGTGGGAAAAAACATCAGAAAGTGATAGAGGTGGCAAGACTGTGTTCATGGATTCAGATTAGTATATGAGATTCCTGCAAAGCAGTAGAGTGACCTTTGGACACTTTGAAGAGAATAAAGAGTCCAAAAAGTAGACTAAACAGTATAGATAGCACAATTAATTATCCAAGTACTTAACCATTAAAGCTAAATCAGAATAGACCTAAGGAGAATATGGGACAAATGGGAGTTAAGAATCCACAGGCTGTGACGTGTTTCCTTCCTCCATAACTTCTCAGGTCTTATGAGCAATATTTCTTCAAGATCTTTTTACAGGTAAAGTGACTAGAACATGTCTGTTGCACAACAGGCACTACATGCTATTATTATTCTACCTGGTAGTTCAACTTAATATGACTAAGTTCTATGGGcagggaggagaaaaacagggATGAATGTATAAATCATAAGGACAAAGGGTAGGGTAGAAGGCCTAAAAGCCATGAGAAAGGGTACTGAAGAAATAAACTGCTGGCCCTGCCTGGCCTTCAGGGTCTCaagataaaatttttttctcttaataaaatCGAAGTACAAATgagatttaaattttttgtttttgctagcATGGAAGGTTGAGGTGTATGACATAATTGTGATATAAGAGTAAGTCAGAAAGCCAGAGTACAGATTGGAGTGACAAAGAACACTCGAAAAGGGTAGAGAAAAGAACTCCAGGTAAGGTAAGAAGGATTCTGAAAGatacagaatacaataaaaaataaaagaatgttttatgTCCTTCACAACAAAAGCCCAAACCCTCCCTAGCAAGTACTGGGTGTTGCTCTACATTCAGCAAGAGCTGAGGAACACCCATGTTTTAAACAAGctgctcctgtttttttttttttttggtggtataTGCAAAGTGGTGCTTCTTAAGCATTACAGTATCATCCTTTTAACTCCAGAAGGATGTCTCCAACCAAGATCAACTGAGACACCTGAAGAATAGCCCTTCAAGATGGCAATAAAGACACCCAATGACGTTAATTCCTATCTCCCTTCCTTCCCAGTAAGGTTTTCTGCCTCTTCCCTCTTTGCCAGGAGATAGAGATATGACCCAAggttgaaaaacaaaacacataacaACTGTCTCAAATGACTTAGATTTAATCATCGGAAGCAAACTAAATGGAAAGCTTACAATAGAGAAGAATTACATGTCAGTGACTTTTACAAACTGAGCTGGGACAGAAAGGGACTGCGGGCTGCCCTCCTCAACCTGATTCCTTCCGAACAAAGACATCCACAGTGGCCCTGACAGAGTGGCTCAGGGAAGGGGAAGAATCTGTGCCCACCATTCACTCCTGGCCAGCATCAGGAGCACCGCCTTGCCGGCTCTGGTCATCACCCTTCTTTTTGTGGCCTGAGACGATGTCATCAATCCGCAGCAGCAGGACTGCCGTCTAGGATTAAAACCACAGCCCCAAACAGAtcagcagagaaaggaaaaatatttgttttctttcaaacaCATCACCTAGCTCCCCCCACAGGATTACCATTTTATCTGAAATCTACCTTACTAGAgtcttaaatgtaaaatgaagtTCTCTCTAAGGAAGGGCTGTGTGAGGCTACATTGCTTTTTGTATGGGCTACAGAGAAGGGGGATTCAATTCCTTGGGAGATCTTTGGGAAGGAACCCTCTTAGTTCTGGGGAATACTCTGCATTCTATGCCCATCCCTTTATGATGGACTGCAAATACACTGGTTTCTAGTTATATCCTGTTCTGGCAGAGTAGGAAATAAATCGTATGGCATCTGCTTTAGAGTGCCTCACCTCTACTGCTGTCTTGTATGTTTGTAACTTCACAGCCAATGGCTCCCAGATGCCGAGTTCTTTCATGTCCACCAAAGTACCTGTTTCACCATTTACACCCCAGGTCTCACAGTTCTCCTGAGTGTGCTTGGCCTGCAGTTGTAACAAAGTAGTTAGAGAGAAAATATTGAGAACAAGCAAGTTGATAAGAAAGATTAAGTaaaaaaactaaaccaaaaatGATGGATTGATAAAGTGGGGAGATAAGGGGAAATGGCCACGACAGCCAACAAGTCACAGATTAGAAGAGAGCAGAGATTTTAAGGCAACAAATTATAAGATGGAAAACATCCCCTCAGACCAAACAGCCCAGACAGCCTTCTGCATTCCATTCAAAGAGAATAGCACGGAGAGGAACTCACCCGAAGGGAGGTAAGTAGACGGATGGTGCTGGCCCCACAGTTCTGAATAAGGGTACGAGGAATGACCTCTAAGGCCTGGGCAACAGCCCTGTATGGCCATTGCTCCACACCAGTCATGGTCTTGGATTTTTCTGTCAAGGCATGGGCTACAGCCATTTCAGAGGCCCCACCTCCCGGTACCAGCTGAGGGTCCAGGAGGACGTTGCGGCACACTTGCATGGCATCCTGGAGGTTGCGTTCTACTTCCTTGGGGAAGTAAACAGTATAAAGTCAAAACTTGATGACCCAGGGACAAACCAGAAATACCAAAGGACTACCTGACTGTCAGGGTTAGTAAATCACCATGGAGGGAGACTAGGATCCCTGGAAACCCTATTGGGCAGGGCAGAGGGTCTAACTCATGACAGCAAGAGGGTAGGGAACGATGGCGAGGTGGTGTCAGTCCAAACATGAAGCCAGGCTTTCATCCATTAGCCTAGAACATCCTTTCCCAGTGTGTCCTTTAGGAAGCTGCATGGTATAGTGGAAACTCTCTTCTATCTACTGTGTGCCTTTGGGCAAGCTATTTAACCTcacaggaggaagaaaaaaagaagttcaacttgaaaaataaggaaaggtaCATGTGGCAACAGATCCAACTTAAAAACAGCTATAAATGGGCAATAGGATGATTTTACACCCTCTGGGAAACTCTCAAGAGGTGGAAGGCTGACTTACTGAGAGAATCTCTTTGCTGGCTCCCCGAAGAAGAACGGTGCAGGCCTTGGGGTCTTTGCACTCAGTGATAAATGTAAAGTACTCATCtccaattttcttgatttccagcAGGCCTGCTCCTGTTCCAACATCATCTTCTCTCAGTTCTTCTGGTCGGCTCACTATCCGGGCCCCACAGGCTCTATGGGTAGGGAtggagggagagggcagggagaAGTAGATAATTTCAGGCATTTTTAACCTTCTCCCTGGTTTCTAGGGTCTGTGGCTGGGAATAAGAGCAAAGTGGGTTGCTGGAAACATTTCTATATCACTTGAGAGGTCTTGGCTGCCTGGTGAAAGATTTTCAAAGTTTCCTAAACAAATatggctttattaataaaaatatatgtacctAAGTTAACATGAGGTTGCCTTACATACCACCTACAGTCATTTCTAGATAGAAATCATCCTGTACTGTTCAGTTAGGTCTCAAGGCCTGTAACAGAGCTATACCAAAGAAGATGCAAGAGTAAGGTCAAGTAAAGAGGAAAGTTAAATTTATAAGTTTGTGCTTAACTAACCCTATTTTAATGAATTTAGGGCCAATTTCTTATTTGTCATTCTTTCTCTCCACTCATGGGCACGTCATGTCAACTATGCACGTACAGATCCACTTCAGAGCAAGAAGTATAAAATTCGAGTTGATACATTATGTTACTTGGTAGACTTATCTTCCTTTTTATAAAAGAGGCATTAAAAATGGAGGGCTTCTGAGCACAGGCATCAATGCAGAAGTAGCAAATACAATTTAAAGCAGCTGAGGATCCTAATCAAGGAAACCAATGGTCCTGCTATATTCTGCACAGTTAAGACAGACTACTCTGGAAACCTCATAAAGGAAGATAAAAGCCTCAAGTTCATTCAGAATCATCaagacggaaaaaaaaaaaaaaaaaacctctctgaCAAGGACTTATTTAGAATTGTAACAGACACCCACCGAGGTAGCGATCACAGCTGTCTAAGCATAAACTGTGCATTAGTGAACAGGGGTAATACAGAAGAGGTTAATGCAATGGGTAATTGTTGAACTAGAGGATTTCTGACAAGGGCAGACAACTAAATCCAGGTCATCTCCAACTGTAACTGATTCCACCAACTGTATCCTACAATAAACCTCTTCAGATAATAATGTTAATAACTGCATTATATAGCTACAATGGAAACACAAAGGAAGGAAGACTGTTTCTTTAACTGTCCTACTCACCTAGCAATGCGATTATTGTCTGTCTTCCGGACTCTGCGGATGGCTGTGATATTGGCCCTCATGAGGTAGTGCTGAGCTAAATCTGCAAAACCAAGAGTAGCAGTGTCAAGCTGGAAGCCAGAACTCCGGAATTCTGGCCTGTTTTTAATCCTCAATTTACTCTAACTATCCCATCACATGTT
This is a stretch of genomic DNA from Tamandua tetradactyla isolate mTamTet1 chromosome 4, mTamTet1.pri, whole genome shotgun sequence. It encodes these proteins:
- the CCT3 gene encoding T-complex protein 1 subunit gamma isoform X2, whose amino-acid sequence is MIEISRTQDEEVGDGTTSVIILAGEMLSVAEHFLEQQMHPTVVISAYRKALDDMISTLKKISTPVDINNRDMMLNIINSSITTKAISRWASLACNIALDAVKTVQFEENGRKEIDIKKYAKVEKIPGGIIEDSCVLRGVMINKDVTHPRMRRYITNPRIVLLDSSLEYKKGESQTDIEITREEDFTRILQMEEEYIQQLCEDIIQLKPDVIITEKGISDLAQHYLMRANITAIRRVRKTDNNRIARACGARIVSRPEELREDDVGTGAGLLEIKKIGDEYFTFITECKDPKACTVLLRGASKEILSEVERNLQDAMQVCRNVLLDPQLVPGGGASEMAVAHALTEKSKTMTGVEQWPYRAVAQALEVIPRTLIQNCGASTIRLLTSLRAKHTQENCETWGVNGETGTLVDMKELGIWEPLAVKLQTYKTAVETAVLLLRIDDIVSGHKKKGDDQSRQGGAPDAGQE